CGAAGTAGCTATAAACTACAATCGTGATGTTGAAACATTTCCTGTTTTAAAAAGAATAATAGAAAAAATAACTGGTGAAGAGGCTGTTTATAAGTCTCCAACAGATATGGGAGTAAATAGAGTGGGATTCGGAATAATTGATGATGATATAGTTAAAGAAGCTTCTAAACAAGAGATTATAAGAAGATATTTTAAAACTATGTGTGAATATAAAAAAGGATACGTAGATAAAGAAACTTCGCAAAGAGTAAAACTTATGGTTGAAGAGCTTAATCTAAAAGAGAGTGACAGAAAAGTTATTCTTCCAGCAAGAGAATACTCTTGTAAACTAAAAGATATGTATGGAAAAAAAGAGGCTTATCCAGTAGTTAGTATAGAACTTGAAGATGGAACTATATTAACAGGAAGAAGCTCTGAAATAATGGACTCAACAGCAGCAGTTATATTAAACGCTATAAAACATCTTGCTAATATATCAGATAATATTCATTTAATATCTCCAGTAGTACTTGAACCAATTAAAAACCTAAAAGCCAAGGTACTTGAAAATAAAAATACAGCACTAAATTGCGAAGAGATACTTATAGCTCTTAGTATATGTGCAGCTACTAACCCAACAGCTCAGGTAGCTATGGAAAAACTAGTAGAACTAAAAAATTGTCAAGCTCACTCAACTACTATATTGAGCTTAAGTGATGAACAGATGTTTAGAAAACTTGGTATTGATATAACTTGTGATCCTGAATATCCAACAGATGATCTTTTTTATAATTAATAATTATATATTTAAAGGGATAGAGTAACCAAATGCTCTATCCCTTTTATTTTATCTCAACTATTCATTATTAACTCAAAGATAATCGCTAATATAATTAACACTCAAATTGTATAAAACAAAGAATCTAACTAATAAGAAATAGTTAGATTCTTTGTTTTAACATACTTTATTATAATGTCTTTATATTGTAATTTTTTACCATCCTAAATCATATACTTTAACATTTGCTCTTAATAAACTATTATTAGTTTCAAACTTAAGTTTATATTTTCCTGGTGCTAAACCGCTAAATAATTTAGTTCCACTTATAGCTGATGATTTACCTGCAGCTATTGTGTCTCCAGTTATGTAATGTGCGTTTCCATAGTTATCAACTTTATATACTCCTATATAAAAATCCCAATTTGATGTTGGTGTACTAACTGGAGATACACTATAGTCAACTCTAGCAACACCATTATTAAGTTGGAATTCACTAGTAAAACTGCCGTAACCTCCAACATAATCGTTATATGTCACAACTTCACCAGCAGCAAATGCCTGAGTAGTAAATGTTAACATCAAGAAAGTAAAAACTAACATAATCAGCTTTTTTGATCTTTTCATTTAATATCCACCTCGTTTTTAATTTTTTAAATACCTACTTACTCTAGAATTAAGCATATTAAAATGCTTGTCCATATTTTATGTTTTCCATCTATCCCCCCTATCTATCGTATACATAATATTCTGAGCTCTATTTTATTATACATCATATTCATTTCCTTTTTTGTCAAATACTGGATAGTATTTCATTGATATTTATTGCATATATTGACATATGCTTACATATTTATATTTATTAATTCAATAAACTACATATAGAAAATAAAAGTATAGTAAAAAACTTTATTATGATCAACAAATTCAACTCAAATAAATATATACATTACTAGATCAAGAGTTTATTTATATGTGTCTATGGAATTATCAAATAGACCTTCAATAATTAATAAATAAAGAGTACATTTTTTAGCTTTTATATATTCTTCTCCTCTGTATTCTTTAAATTATTTTTTCATACTATATAAAGTCCATGTACTATATTTTTCAAATAATTCTTTAATACTTTTATCATATTTAATTATAAGTTTTATGCATCATCTCTTTAAGTTCAAATATATAATGTTTCATTTTTTCCAGCTATAAAAATATCTCCTGTTGTAGAATAGAGACTACAACAGGAGATATTTTTTTCTAGCTTATAAACTACTTTACAAGCCCTTATACTTTGTAAGATTAGTTAAATAAAACTTTCCATCATCTTTTCTTACTGCCCTATAAACCCAAATATGATTAACTTCTTCTTCAGTATTGTTAGAATAAATCATTTTGTGTCTTTCTTTAACAGTTACATCATAGTCACTTCCATCTATTGAAACTGATCTTAAATCTATTATTTCATAATCAATAAGTTCTTCTTTAGTACCTTTACTTCCTAGATTTTCTACCAATTTTAACTGCATTTCTTCAAGCTTACTATTTGATAGAATATATGGTTTTACATATCTATAATCTTTATTATTAATAGAATTCACTAATTCTACTAAGTAATTAACAACCAATTCTTTCAACTCATATTCAGTAAAACTATGACTACCTTCTTCGTATTCCTTATCAATATCTAAATAGTAGCTATTTTCAGTTTCTGCAACATCCATCTTCATACTTTTTATATATCCTTTTGGAGCTTTAACCTTCGATTGTATACTAATAGATCCATCTAAAGCTATAGGTCCAAATTTGCCTATATCTTTGACAAGAAGCCCAGTATCTTTATCATTTACATAAAGCTTTGCTTCATCATTATTTGAATAAACATTTATATATCCTGCATTTAACTTCACATCTTGTTCTATTTCTTTATCAGTATCATTATATAAATAAGCCTCTTCTTCATTTTCTACCTTACTGTATTTATCACTATATACTGCCTTTATCTTATATAGTCCCGGTACATTAAGATTATATTTTAAAGTAGAATCTTTATCAGTTTTTCCAATATCTTTTCCATCCAAGTATACCTTAACATTTGGAATATTAGAGTTTATAACTAACTGCTGTGGTTTAATATAAATTACATATTTATCGTAGAATATTTTCTCTTTGCCATCTTTCATTAAATAGATATTTCTCTTAATATTTTTATCAGTATAATCATTAAGATTTCTACCTACATCTAAATGATTTAATAACTTTACTATCTTTGAAATTTCATCTTTAGCTAGTTCCTTTGAATGATTTTCGATTCTTATACGATCCTTTAAATATTCTACGTCTCCTTTAACAATAGCATTTTCTAACTTTGACAATGGTTCATCAGCATTTACATTTTCTTTAAATAGTCTAGTCCCTATAAAAGCAAAAAATAATACTATAATAATTATTCCTATAGATAGTTCAAGTTTCCTACTCA
Above is a genomic segment from Gottschalkia purinilytica containing:
- a CDS encoding DUF1846 domain-containing protein: MKIGFDHKKYLEEQSKYILERVNNYDKLYLEFGGKLIGDFHAKRVLPGFDENAKIKLLCKLREKVEIIICVYAGDIERNKIRGDYGITYDMDVLRLIDDLRGYNLLVNSVVITRYDEQPSVTVFINKLERRGIKVYKHRSTKGYPTDVDTIVSDEGYGKNPYIETTKPIVVVTAPGPGSGKLSTCLNQMYHEYKRGKMSGYSKFETFPVWNIPLKHPLNIAYEAATADLKDVNMIDSFHFDAYNEVAINYNRDVETFPVLKRIIEKITGEEAVYKSPTDMGVNRVGFGIIDDDIVKEASKQEIIRRYFKTMCEYKKGYVDKETSQRVKLMVEELNLKESDRKVILPAREYSCKLKDMYGKKEAYPVVSIELEDGTILTGRSSEIMDSTAAVILNAIKHLANISDNIHLISPVVLEPIKNLKAKVLENKNTALNCEEILIALSICAATNPTAQVAMEKLVELKNCQAHSTTILSLSDEQMFRKLGIDITCDPEYPTDDLFYN
- a CDS encoding TcaA 3rd/4th domain-containing protein, which produces MSRKLELSIGIIIIVLFFAFIGTRLFKENVNADEPLSKLENAIVKGDVEYLKDRIRIENHSKELAKDEISKIVKLLNHLDVGRNLNDYTDKNIKRNIYLMKDGKEKIFYDKYVIYIKPQQLVINSNIPNVKVYLDGKDIGKTDKDSTLKYNLNVPGLYKIKAVYSDKYSKVENEEEAYLYNDTDKEIEQDVKLNAGYINVYSNNDEAKLYVNDKDTGLLVKDIGKFGPIALDGSISIQSKVKAPKGYIKSMKMDVAETENSYYLDIDKEYEEGSHSFTEYELKELVVNYLVELVNSINNKDYRYVKPYILSNSKLEEMQLKLVENLGSKGTKEELIDYEIIDLRSVSIDGSDYDVTVKERHKMIYSNNTEEEVNHIWVYRAVRKDDGKFYLTNLTKYKGL